From the genome of Fusobacterium perfoetens, one region includes:
- the asnS gene encoding asparagine--tRNA ligase, with translation MCKTTVRNLYRNEKEFLGKEIEVSGWVRKLRDQKNFGFIELNDGSFFKGIQVVYDTELENFEEISHLSISSSITVRGIFKESEGKGQATEIKATDVKIIQKASLDYPLQNKRQSFEYLREIAHLRPRTNTFAAVFRVRSVLAYAIHKFFQEQGFVYTHTPIITGSDAEGAGEMFRVTTLDFNNLPKTEAGAVDNSKDFFGKSTNLTVSGQLNGETYCSAFRNIYTFGPTFRAENSNTSRHAAEFWMIEPEIAFADLNANMDLGEAMIKYIIKYVMDECPEEMAFFNQFIEKGLIDKLNNVLNNEFARVTYTEAIDILLASGQKFSYPVKWGIDLQSEHERFLAEKHFGKPVFLTDYPKDIKAFYMKLNEDGKTVRAMDLLAPGIGEIIGGSQREDDLEALEKRMDEVGLKKEDYSFYLDLRRFGSFPHSGYGLGFERMMMYITGMTNIRDVIPFPRTPGNAAF, from the coding sequence ATGTGCAAGACAACAGTAAGAAACTTATACAGAAATGAAAAAGAGTTTCTTGGAAAAGAAATAGAAGTTTCAGGTTGGGTAAGAAAACTTAGAGATCAGAAAAACTTTGGATTTATAGAACTTAATGACGGTTCTTTTTTCAAAGGAATACAAGTTGTATATGATACAGAACTTGAAAATTTTGAAGAGATTTCACACCTTTCAATTTCATCTTCAATAACAGTAAGAGGAATATTTAAAGAATCAGAAGGAAAAGGACAGGCAACAGAAATAAAAGCTACAGATGTAAAAATAATTCAAAAAGCCTCTCTAGACTATCCACTTCAAAATAAAAGACAGTCTTTTGAATATTTAAGAGAAATAGCTCATTTAAGACCAAGAACAAATACATTTGCAGCTGTATTCAGAGTAAGATCTGTACTTGCTTATGCAATTCACAAATTTTTCCAAGAACAAGGATTTGTTTATACTCACACTCCAATTATAACAGGTTCTGATGCTGAAGGAGCAGGAGAAATGTTCAGAGTAACAACTCTTGATTTCAATAATCTTCCTAAAACAGAAGCAGGAGCAGTTGACAACTCTAAAGATTTCTTTGGAAAATCAACTAACTTAACAGTAAGTGGACAATTAAATGGAGAAACTTATTGTTCAGCATTCAGAAATATATATACATTTGGACCTACATTCAGAGCAGAAAATTCTAATACTTCAAGACATGCTGCAGAATTCTGGATGATAGAACCTGAAATTGCTTTCGCAGACTTAAATGCAAATATGGATTTAGGGGAAGCAATGATAAAATATATTATAAAATATGTTATGGATGAATGTCCTGAAGAAATGGCATTCTTCAATCAATTTATAGAAAAAGGTCTTATAGATAAATTAAATAATGTTTTAAATAATGAATTTGCAAGAGTTACTTATACAGAAGCTATAGATATTCTTCTTGCTTCAGGACAAAAATTCAGTTATCCTGTAAAATGGGGAATAGATTTACAAAGTGAACATGAAAGATTCCTTGCAGAAAAACATTTTGGAAAACCTGTATTTTTAACAGATTATCCAAAAGATATAAAAGCTTTCTATATGAAACTTAATGAAGACGGAAAAACAGTAAGAGCAATGGATCTTCTTGCTCCAGGTATAGGAGAAATAATAGGAGGATCTCAAAGAGAGGATGATCTTGAAGCTCTTGAAAAAAGAATGGATGAAGTGGGACTTAAAAAAGAAGATTACAGTTTCTATCTTGATTTAAGAAGATTTGGAAGTTTCCCTCACTCAGGATATGGACTTGGATTTGAAAGAATGATGATGTATATTACAGGTATGACTAATATAAGAGATGTAATACCATTCCCAAGAACTCCAGGAAATGCAGCATTCTAA
- a CDS encoding alpha/beta hydrolase translates to MALNILIILAVFSLLFYIVTYPYDFKLERKLKRVKSFSEVSYVSKEDKCFKKYDFDKIDEYLNIEEKFLDSVHVDEKMRYILVTPKGKIKEDTPCLFLLHGIRDYPEDWINRACLLENYLTLREINLIDDIIFILPASGYNGESWYTNFFKDPKHKYEDYFTGELYEEARKISPKGKIGIAGFSMGGYGAFKLGFMHPEKYSVVGSFSGAVSLIRMSVNRRVMRIMRYVYIPKFLFNDVDKSLFIRIFSSWGWRILKQDPYSIIKVIDPKRLKGKKFYISVGAEDKKPYLMLQQWIDIVGRLKKYQVDFKGYIYKDEVHTWEYISKDLPNFICYFNREIKR, encoded by the coding sequence ATGGCACTTAATATATTAATAATATTGGCAGTTTTTTCTCTCCTTTTTTATATTGTTACATATCCTTATGATTTTAAACTTGAGAGAAAACTGAAAAGAGTAAAAAGTTTTTCTGAAGTGAGTTATGTAAGTAAAGAAGATAAATGTTTTAAAAAATATGATTTTGATAAGATAGATGAGTATCTTAACATAGAAGAAAAATTTTTAGACAGTGTTCATGTAGATGAAAAAATGAGATATATTCTTGTTACACCGAAAGGAAAAATAAAAGAAGATACTCCTTGTCTTTTTCTTCTTCATGGAATAAGGGATTATCCTGAAGATTGGATAAACAGAGCATGTCTTCTTGAAAATTATCTAACTTTAAGAGAAATAAATCTTATAGATGATATTATCTTTATACTTCCTGCTTCTGGATATAATGGTGAAAGCTGGTATACAAATTTTTTCAAAGATCCAAAGCATAAATATGAAGATTATTTTACTGGTGAACTTTATGAAGAAGCCAGAAAAATATCTCCTAAAGGAAAAATAGGAATAGCAGGTTTTTCAATGGGAGGATATGGAGCATTTAAATTAGGATTTATGCATCCAGAAAAATACAGTGTAGTAGGAAGTTTTTCAGGAGCTGTGAGTCTTATAAGAATGAGTGTAAATAGAAGAGTAATGAGAATAATGAGGTATGTATATATACCTAAGTTTCTTTTTAATGATGTTGATAAATCTCTTTTTATAAGAATATTTAGTTCATGGGGATGGAGAATTTTAAAGCAAGATCCTTACAGCATAATAAAGGTTATTGATCCAAAGAGACTTAAAGGAAAAAAGTTTTATATAAGTGTAGGAGCTGAGGATAAAAAACCTTATCTTATGCTTCAGCAGTGGATAGATATAGTAGGAAGATTAAAAAAATATCAAGTAGACTTTAAAGGATATATATATAAAGATGAAGTTCATACATGGGAATATATTTCAAAGGATCTTCCGAATTTTATTTGTTATTTTAACAGGGAAATAAAAAGATAA
- a CDS encoding DUF896 domain-containing protein has protein sequence MEMKEIIEKINYFSKLAKTRPLTEEEADERHKYRQLYLEKFRAQVKAQLDNIEIVDDTTEDKEKLN, from the coding sequence ATGGAAATGAAGGAAATAATAGAAAAAATAAATTATTTTTCTAAACTTGCAAAAACAAGACCTCTGACAGAAGAAGAGGCAGATGAAAGACATAAATACAGACAGCTTTACCTTGAAAAATTTAGAGCACAGGTAAAAGCTCAGCTTGATAATATTGAAATAGTAGACGACACAACAGAAGATAAAGAAAAACTAAATTAG